Sequence from the Bryobacteraceae bacterium genome:
GCATACTTGGCCACCATCCGGCGCGTGACGAGCGGCGCCAGCAGCGCCCCGAGCAGACCCAGGTTGCCCGGACACCGCACATGCACCCCATCGGCCCAAAGCATCCCGCGCACGATCGTCGCCGACATCAGCGGCGCCGCCAGCGCCAGCCCCAGCTTCGCTTTCCAGGTGTCTCCGCCGGCCTCGGTCACCGGCAGCGCCGAGATGTTGCGCCGCGCGAGCGGCGTGCAGTCGCCGGGAGGCTTCTCCCGCCGCACCGGACAGGCGATCCGCACCGTCTCGAACAGGTCCGCCCATAATTCGATCTCGCGGGCATACGGCCCGTAAGACCACAATTGCCCCTCGAACTCATAGTGGGCACAGCTTGACACGATCAGCAGTCGCCGCATGGATTTCCTTGCCCGGCTCAACTAGGCCGGATCGTATCCGGACCCTTCGTCCGGCGCCAACATCACTTCCCTCGCCACATACAGCCGCCCGCGCGGTTTCAGCATCGCCAGCCCCAGATACGTGCCCCCGGCCAAATCGAATCCGATCACGCTGAATCCCATCGTGATGAATCCCACCAGCGCCATCAGCGGCACTGGATCCCCGAAGCGCGTCGCCTGCGTCCAGCCCCGCATCCCGAGGTGGATGAGCATCCACGCCAGCAGACACAGCCCGATCAGCCCCCACTCCACGCCCACGTGCAGGTAAAGCGAGTGCAGCGCCAGTTCCCGCCCCGTGTATTCCGCCACCAGCGGGCGGGACCGTCCCGGCAACTGCCCCCACACCGGCGACTCCGCCAGCATCCGCGGGAACGAGCGCCACTGGTCGATACGCCCCGTGGTCTTCTTCTCAATCGACACGTCGCTGTCGAACGTCTTGTGCAGATACTGCTCGAGCGTGGCGCCGCGCTCGGTCTGGATCAGCACCGCAGCCGCCGCCACCAGCGCCAGCGCGCACCCGATCAACGCCGGCCGGCGCGCTTTGTCGAATACGAAAACCACGCACAAACCGGCGATCGCGATCAGCCACGACCCGCGCGACGTCGAGAGCAGCAGGCCCACCCCGGCCATCCCCATCAGCGCGTACCGCGATACGGGACTCTCTTTCAACTGCAGCAGCTTGCCGCCATGCACCATCGACAGCAGCACCAGCAACGCCGCCGGCACGCCGAACACGATCGGATTGCCGAGGCTCACATCCTCCCCGAAATCGGCCGCTCCGAGCCGCCCGCCATGGCCCATGAACGCGAACCCCTCGCCGAGCACGCACAGCCCCAGCCCCAGCATCGCCGTCCGGAACAGCGGCACGTAGCGGTAAAGCAGAACCACGTTCACCGCCGCCATCACCAGGTCCATGTGGCGGAAATTCTGGCTGTAATCCCCGGTGAGATGCCATGCCCCAAGCCAGTTCACCAGCGAGAACAACATCAGCCCGGCGAACACGCGGTCTTTCATCACCTCCTGCGCCTGCGCCCGGCGA
This genomic interval carries:
- a CDS encoding O-antigen ligase family protein, giving the protein MAPDTGIQMRPAMVSRVETFSPPLRYFPEGMDRPLLAQSVAATVPAWGLVALGMPDAAALVFFGLLFVLLVWHGLHKSPERITAVLVATMPAMAEFRSLRFFNGPQLILLVAFLIWYEFRRAQAQEVMKDRVFAGLMLFSLVNWLGAWHLTGDYSQNFRHMDLVMAAVNVVLLYRYVPLFRTAMLGLGLCVLGEGFAFMGHGGRLGAADFGEDVSLGNPIVFGVPAALLVLLSMVHGGKLLQLKESPVSRYALMGMAGVGLLLSTSRGSWLIAIAGLCVVFVFDKARRPALIGCALALVAAAAVLIQTERGATLEQYLHKTFDSDVSIEKKTTGRIDQWRSFPRMLAESPVWGQLPGRSRPLVAEYTGRELALHSLYLHVGVEWGLIGLCLLAWMLIHLGMRGWTQATRFGDPVPLMALVGFITMGFSVIGFDLAGGTYLGLAMLKPRGRLYVAREVMLAPDEGSGYDPA